In the genome of Gemmatimonadota bacterium, one region contains:
- a CDS encoding ABC transporter substrate-binding protein: MRIGEKNLLTSLLLAALTGLAACAGGGSAPDLTVEGAASDAPVSDPAARTSLEAPELAARTPLEAPELAARVAAGTLPPLHERIPANPLVARNDYEGYDGPGVYGGTWRKFHNNTDLGSWKMIAGYAPLIRWNRLTTGLEPGLAESWTFNEDGTELTLKLREGVRWSDGHPYTSASFRAWYDLCLDDRHRYPPPVWCLVDGKPMVVETPDDYTIVMKFAGPNWLVPLWLATGFWWSEEYNVPEHYMKQFHPDHNDDVDDFVLYEKRRLPQRNPDQPSLWPWTISRIEKGGFRVILERNPYYYVVDDDGRQLPYIDQVVTTLVPEAQIRVLRVLAGEVDCQFRDMELRDYSLFMEGREKGDYRVKLWESASGADPAINLNWSDNDPVLRGLIRDQRFRQALAAAIDREKCNAVAFKGLAQPQAATVSEEGWHFMDPEGVRLFDLWKATDADYDIPKANRLLDEMGLTRRDAEGYRLRPDGQRLSLVLDAPAAAHVAHENDVALIVAEGWRELGLEVIVYTPPGAELRLRRDLGEFTVHLHGEAEMDLFTYPDWVFPTMGKYWHPKVGKWYETGGERGEAPTGVMVDLLDLYDRIKREKDLEARHLLVQDAVRIHIEHGPFHLGTVARTPKPVIVKNNFHNVPDGGILGPWAVVGPATSFPEQFYIE, from the coding sequence ATGAGAATCGGTGAGAAAAACTTGCTGACGAGCCTGCTGCTGGCGGCCCTGACCGGGCTGGCGGCCTGTGCCGGCGGCGGGTCTGCACCGGACCTGACGGTTGAGGGGGCTGCATCGGACGCGCCGGTTTCCGATCCCGCGGCCCGGACGTCGCTGGAAGCGCCCGAACTGGCCGCCCGGACCCCGCTGGAAGCGCCCGAACTGGCCGCCCGGGTGGCGGCGGGCACCCTGCCGCCCCTCCACGAGCGGATCCCGGCCAACCCGCTCGTGGCCAGAAACGACTATGAGGGGTACGATGGGCCCGGGGTCTACGGCGGAACCTGGCGCAAGTTCCACAACAACACCGATCTCGGCTCATGGAAGATGATCGCCGGATACGCCCCGCTGATCCGGTGGAACCGGCTGACCACGGGCCTCGAACCGGGTCTTGCGGAGTCATGGACGTTTAACGAGGACGGCACGGAACTGACACTCAAGCTGCGCGAGGGCGTCCGCTGGTCCGACGGCCATCCCTACACCTCGGCGTCCTTCCGCGCCTGGTACGACCTGTGTCTCGACGACCGCCACCGGTACCCGCCGCCCGTCTGGTGCCTCGTGGACGGCAAGCCCATGGTGGTCGAAACGCCGGACGACTACACCATCGTCATGAAGTTCGCCGGACCCAACTGGCTGGTGCCCCTGTGGCTGGCGACCGGGTTCTGGTGGAGCGAAGAGTACAACGTGCCGGAACACTACATGAAGCAGTTCCACCCGGACCACAACGACGACGTGGACGATTTCGTCCTCTACGAGAAGCGCAGACTGCCCCAGCGCAATCCCGACCAGCCCTCCCTGTGGCCGTGGACCATTTCCCGCATCGAAAAGGGCGGCTTCCGGGTGATCCTGGAACGCAATCCCTATTACTACGTCGTGGACGACGACGGCCGGCAGCTCCCCTACATCGACCAGGTGGTCACGACCCTGGTCCCCGAAGCCCAGATCCGGGTCCTGCGGGTGCTGGCCGGCGAAGTGGACTGCCAGTTCCGCGATATGGAACTCCGGGACTATTCCCTTTTCATGGAAGGACGGGAGAAAGGGGATTACCGCGTCAAGTTATGGGAAAGCGCTTCCGGAGCGGATCCGGCGATCAACCTGAACTGGTCGGATAACGACCCGGTCCTCCGCGGCCTGATCCGGGATCAGCGGTTCCGCCAGGCGCTCGCCGCGGCCATCGACCGCGAGAAATGCAACGCCGTCGCCTTCAAGGGCCTCGCACAACCCCAGGCCGCCACGGTGAGCGAGGAGGGCTGGCATTTCATGGATCCGGAGGGCGTGCGATTGTTCGACCTGTGGAAGGCCACCGACGCGGACTACGACATTCCGAAGGCGAACCGGCTGCTGGACGAGATGGGACTCACCCGCCGCGACGCCGAGGGATACCGGCTCCGTCCCGACGGCCAGCGTCTGAGCCTCGTGCTGGACGCACCGGCCGCGGCGCACGTCGCCCACGAAAACGACGTGGCCCTGATCGTGGCCGAGGGCTGGCGGGAGTTAGGGTTGGAGGTTATCGTATACACGCCGCCGGGCGCCGAGCTGAGACTGCGGCGCGACCTCGGCGAGTTCACCGTCCATCTCCACGGCGAGGCCGAAATGGACCTGTTCACCTACCCCGACTGGGTATTCCCGACGATGGGAAAATACTGGCATCCCAAGGTGGGGAAGTGGTACGAGACGGGCGGGGAAAGGGGCGAGGCCCCGACGGGCGTCATGGTCGATCTCCTTGATCTCTACGACCGGATCAAGCGCGAGAAAGACCTGGAGGCCCGGCACCTGCTGGTGCAGGACGCCGTGCGGATCCACATCGAGCACGGCCCGTTCCACCTGGGCACCGTGGCCCGGACACCCAAACCCGTCATCGTGAAGAACAACTTCCACAACGTTCCAGACGGCGGTATTCTCGGCCCCTGGGCCGTCGTGGGGCCCGCGACGAGTTTTCCAGAGCAGTTCTATATCGAATGA
- a CDS encoding ABC transporter permease, producing MINYVIKRCLLAIPTLLAISMIGFVIIQLPEGDFLDRKIQELEEMYGDSSSIARIDELRERYGLDRPMWQQYVSWISGFVVGDFGESFEYEQEVNQLIWDRLAFTVLIALGALLFTYAVAIPIGIYSATHQYRLSDNVLSFMSFIGMSMPGFLLALALLVFVFEIYRIPLFGLFSSEYEGAPWTWDKLVDFLKHLWIPVIVVGINGTAGLMRIMRGNLLDVLGQPFVQTARAKGLKESVVVIKHAARIAINPLITILGMSLPNILSGATIVAIVLGLPTVGPLLLRALVAEDIYLAGTLLMMFSLLLIIGNILADIALAWADPRIRYD from the coding sequence ATGATCAACTACGTCATCAAGCGCTGTCTACTGGCCATCCCGACCCTCCTGGCCATCTCGATGATCGGCTTCGTCATCATCCAGTTGCCCGAGGGCGACTTCCTGGACCGCAAGATCCAGGAGCTGGAGGAGATGTACGGCGACAGCAGCTCGATCGCGCGCATCGACGAACTGCGTGAACGCTACGGCCTGGACCGGCCCATGTGGCAGCAGTACGTGAGCTGGATCTCGGGGTTCGTCGTGGGGGATTTCGGCGAATCCTTCGAGTACGAGCAGGAAGTCAACCAGCTGATCTGGGACCGGCTGGCCTTCACCGTGCTCATCGCCCTGGGCGCCCTGTTGTTCACCTACGCCGTGGCCATCCCCATCGGCATTTACTCGGCCACCCACCAGTACCGCCTGTCCGACAACGTGCTGTCCTTCATGAGCTTCATCGGCATGTCCATGCCGGGATTCCTATTGGCCCTCGCCCTCCTGGTCTTCGTGTTCGAGATCTACCGGATACCCCTGTTCGGTCTCTTCTCGAGCGAGTACGAAGGCGCGCCCTGGACCTGGGACAAGCTAGTCGACTTTTTGAAGCACCTCTGGATCCCGGTCATCGTGGTGGGCATCAACGGCACGGCCGGCCTGATGCGCATCATGCGCGGCAACCTGCTGGACGTCCTCGGCCAGCCTTTCGTCCAGACGGCCCGCGCCAAGGGCCTCAAGGAGTCCGTCGTCGTCATCAAGCACGCGGCGCGCATCGCCATCAACCCGCTGATCACGATCCTGGGCATGAGCCTGCCGAACATCCTCTCCGGGGCCACCATCGTGGCGATCGTCCTGGGCCTGCCGACCGTGGGACCGCTGCTGCTCCGGGCCCTGGTCGCCGAGGACATCTACCTGGCCGGCACTTTGCTGATGATGTTCAGCCTGCTCCTGATCATCGGCAACATCCTGGCGGACATCGCGCTGGCCTGGGCCGATCCGAGGATACGGTATGACTAG